A single region of the Hoeflea prorocentri genome encodes:
- a CDS encoding L-aspartate oxidase gives MNGPAAFSPHSWTGIDDVVIVGGGLAGLFCALKLAPRPVSVLAAAPVGTGASSGWAQAGIAAAVSPGDTIEKHLEDTIKAGAGIVDEKIARTMIAEGPARIDDLLRYGVPFDRDLEGRLAVTREAAHRESRVVGVRGDMAGKAIMEALIAAVRKTPSIRLLEGYVVEKLTTEGRYVTGVVARPGSGRATHRLAFPTRAVVLCTGGIGHLYAVTTNPSQSKGGGTGMAARAGAVIADPEFVQFHPTAIDVGGDPAPLATEALRGEGATLVNASGHRFMTDIHDDAELAPRDIVARGIFSEVKAGRGAFLDCTKAIGPSFKDHFPTVYKSCQEAGIDPVRQPIPVIPAAHYHMGGVLVDADGRTSLDGLWAAGEVTSTGAHGANRLASNSLLEAVVFAGRIAEDIQGLLPASKCDNWASPADESDDIVTENDSAAMRRLRQTMSEYVGVVRDLDGLTRAARTIAELEEDNDKARFGNMLTTAKFVVAGALLREESRGGHFRSDKPDTKPQWQRRTYLTRPEADAVISRACEKVAG, from the coding sequence ATGAACGGCCCTGCAGCCTTCTCCCCGCATTCCTGGACCGGTATTGACGATGTTGTCATCGTCGGCGGCGGTCTTGCCGGCCTATTTTGTGCGTTGAAACTTGCGCCACGGCCCGTTTCTGTCCTGGCGGCTGCGCCGGTCGGAACCGGCGCATCGTCCGGCTGGGCGCAGGCCGGAATCGCGGCGGCCGTCAGCCCCGGCGACACCATCGAAAAGCACCTTGAGGACACGATCAAGGCCGGTGCCGGCATTGTCGATGAGAAGATTGCCCGTACGATGATCGCTGAAGGTCCGGCACGCATTGACGATCTTCTCAGATATGGCGTTCCGTTCGACCGGGATCTGGAAGGCCGCCTTGCCGTCACTCGGGAAGCAGCCCACCGCGAAAGCCGGGTCGTTGGTGTACGCGGAGATATGGCCGGCAAAGCCATCATGGAAGCCCTGATTGCGGCGGTGCGAAAGACACCGTCCATTCGCCTGCTGGAAGGCTATGTCGTCGAGAAGCTGACGACTGAGGGACGCTATGTGACCGGTGTGGTCGCAAGGCCCGGCAGCGGCCGTGCAACGCACCGGCTCGCCTTTCCGACCCGTGCCGTTGTCCTGTGTACCGGCGGCATCGGGCACCTTTACGCGGTGACGACAAACCCGTCTCAGTCGAAGGGCGGCGGAACCGGCATGGCTGCACGGGCAGGCGCCGTCATCGCCGACCCGGAGTTCGTGCAGTTCCACCCGACGGCAATCGATGTGGGCGGCGATCCCGCGCCCCTGGCGACGGAGGCTCTGCGCGGCGAAGGCGCAACGCTGGTCAATGCATCCGGCCATCGCTTTATGACCGATATTCATGACGATGCCGAACTTGCACCACGCGACATCGTCGCGCGCGGAATTTTTTCGGAAGTCAAGGCGGGAAGAGGCGCCTTTCTGGATTGCACCAAGGCCATCGGACCGTCCTTTAAGGATCATTTTCCGACAGTCTATAAATCCTGCCAGGAGGCCGGGATCGACCCGGTGCGTCAGCCAATTCCGGTCATTCCGGCAGCTCATTATCACATGGGCGGCGTGCTGGTGGATGCGGATGGGCGTACATCGCTGGACGGTCTTTGGGCGGCGGGCGAGGTGACCTCGACGGGCGCCCATGGCGCCAACCGGCTGGCGTCAAACTCGCTGCTGGAAGCGGTGGTGTTCGCCGGACGCATTGCCGAGGATATACAAGGCCTGTTGCCAGCTTCGAAATGCGACAATTGGGCGAGCCCCGCGGATGAGTCGGATGACATCGTGACGGAAAACGACAGCGCTGCGATGCGGCGACTACGGCAAACGATGAGCGAATATGTGGGCGTCGTGCGTGATCTTGATGGATTGACCCGTGCCGCACGGACAATTGCCGAGCTTGAGGAAGACAATGACAAGGCCCGTTTCGGCAATATGCTGACGACCGCGAAGTTTGTCGTCGCCGGCGCACTGCTGCGCGAGGAAAGCCGTGGCGGCCATTTTCGTTCGGACAAGCCGGATACAAAACCGCAGTGGCAACGCCGAACCTATCTGACGCGGCCTGAGGCCGATGCTGTCATAAGCCGAGCATGCGAGAAGGTGGCCGGATGA
- a CDS encoding DUF2799 domain-containing protein yields the protein MRSSALKLAALMLVLPLALSACATLNEAECETTNWRDLGERNGQQGKASSFIVEHQKACSAYGLPVDGTAWRAGWEQGIRQYCTPQNGLLVGKAGKSYANACPVDLAPGFLRTYSVGKRVYDAGQERDRVRREIEELERSLSDVSDQKELVRIQSRLIIKQNDLFQAQANLRDAEREADAIAYAR from the coding sequence ATGAGATCGAGTGCATTGAAGCTGGCAGCGCTGATGCTGGTCCTTCCGCTGGCTCTCTCGGCTTGCGCGACCCTCAACGAAGCCGAATGTGAGACCACCAATTGGCGCGATCTCGGTGAGCGCAACGGTCAGCAGGGCAAGGCATCGTCTTTCATTGTCGAGCATCAGAAGGCCTGTTCAGCCTATGGCTTGCCGGTCGACGGCACTGCCTGGCGCGCCGGATGGGAGCAGGGCATAAGGCAATACTGCACGCCGCAAAACGGCTTGCTGGTCGGCAAAGCCGGAAAAAGCTACGCCAACGCCTGCCCGGTCGATCTGGCTCCCGGGTTCCTGCGGACCTATTCGGTGGGAAAGCGTGTTTATGACGCTGGCCAGGAGCGCGACCGGGTCAGGCGGGAAATCGAGGAACTTGAGCGCTCGCTGTCGGACGTGTCAGACCAGAAGGAACTGGTTCGCATCCAGTCGCGGCTTATCATCAAGCAAAACGACTTGTTCCAGGCACAAGCCAATCTGCGCGATGCGGAGCGAGAGGCCGACGCCATCGCCTATGCGAGGTAG
- a CDS encoding HD family hydrolase, with protein sequence MLSGRRLDLIDPSPLDIEIADIAHGLARVARWNGQTTGEHAFTVAQHSLIVEEIFKRLKPAATMEECLTALLHDAPEYVIGDMISPFKAIMGGDYKKVEKRLEEAVHLRFSLAAETPKGLKALIKRADRISAFFEATSLAGFSESEAAKLFGRPRGISRDMIALDPLPAGDVQKAFVDRFEMLEASRSINDRQN encoded by the coding sequence ATGCTTTCAGGCCGCCGGCTGGATCTGATCGATCCGTCGCCGCTCGATATTGAAATTGCCGACATCGCCCACGGCCTTGCACGGGTCGCGCGCTGGAACGGGCAGACAACCGGGGAACATGCTTTCACCGTGGCCCAGCACTCGCTCATTGTCGAAGAGATTTTTAAACGGCTGAAACCTGCTGCAACCATGGAAGAATGCCTGACCGCCTTGCTTCACGATGCACCGGAATATGTGATCGGCGATATGATTTCTCCGTTCAAGGCCATCATGGGCGGCGACTACAAGAAGGTTGAAAAACGCCTTGAGGAGGCCGTCCACCTTCGATTTTCGCTCGCGGCTGAGACGCCGAAGGGCCTCAAGGCGCTGATCAAGCGCGCGGACCGGATTTCGGCCTTTTTCGAGGCCACAAGCCTCGCCGGTTTTTCCGAGAGCGAGGCCGCCAAACTCTTTGGACGTCCACGCGGGATCAGCCGTGATATGATAGCGCTCGATCCGCTGCCGGCCGGTGATGTGCAAAAGGCCTTTGTCGACCGGTTCGAGATGCTTGAGGCGTCCCGGTCGATCAACGACCGGCAAAACTGA
- a CDS encoding LysE/ArgO family amino acid transporter: MAGAAASGFVLGGSLIIAIGAQNAFILRQGLVRSHVFIVCLIAAFSDAALIAAGVAGLGTIVARSPSLISIVTLGGAAFLTGYALLAFRRALHPHGLEAAERTAGSLWAAVTTCLALTFLNPHVYLDTVLLIGGISGGYEGAARTAFGAGACVASFVWFFGLGYGARLLAPVFAKPIAWRVLDIIIGLIMAALAVGLLLRFLNG; the protein is encoded by the coding sequence ATAGCCGGGGCGGCCGCTTCAGGCTTTGTGCTCGGCGGTTCACTGATCATAGCGATCGGTGCCCAGAACGCCTTTATCCTTCGACAGGGTCTGGTGCGCTCGCATGTCTTCATTGTGTGCCTGATTGCCGCGTTCTCGGATGCGGCCTTGATTGCCGCGGGTGTTGCCGGTCTCGGCACGATTGTTGCCCGCTCTCCGTCCTTGATCAGTATCGTCACCTTGGGCGGTGCCGCGTTTCTCACCGGCTATGCGCTGCTTGCATTCCGGCGCGCCCTTCACCCGCACGGTCTTGAAGCGGCGGAACGTACGGCCGGAAGTCTCTGGGCGGCGGTGACCACATGTCTGGCGCTTACATTCCTCAACCCGCATGTCTATCTGGATACCGTTCTCCTGATCGGCGGGATTTCCGGTGGTTATGAAGGGGCGGCTCGGACGGCATTCGGCGCTGGTGCCTGCGTGGCCTCCTTCGTCTGGTTCTTTGGCCTCGGCTATGGTGCAAGGCTTCTGGCACCGGTTTTCGCCAAACCAATCGCCTGGCGCGTTCTCGACATCATCATCGGCTTGATCATGGCTGCCCTGGCCGTCGGATTGCTGTTGCGCTTCCTCAACGGGTGA
- a CDS encoding TIGR02301 family protein: protein MTRANRLRYVFAAALCLAVTTPATAQTVQPPYEARLIRLSEIVGSVHYLRTLCLKTDEGWRTKMQALIDLEATDPERRARFVAAFNKGYRSFASVHRKCNTVAIEAEELYRKQGLELASEIIARYGN from the coding sequence ATGACCCGTGCGAACAGATTGCGATATGTATTTGCTGCCGCCCTTTGCCTGGCGGTAACGACGCCGGCTACCGCACAAACGGTGCAACCGCCCTACGAGGCGCGGCTGATCCGGCTTTCAGAAATCGTCGGCTCCGTGCACTACCTGCGCACCCTGTGCCTGAAGACGGACGAGGGCTGGCGCACGAAAATGCAGGCGCTCATAGACCTTGAGGCGACCGATCCGGAGCGGCGCGCCCGCTTTGTCGCCGCATTCAACAAAGGATACCGGTCCTTCGCCTCGGTCCATCGCAAATGCAACACTGTGGCGATTGAAGCCGAAGAACTCTACCGTAAGCAGGGCCTTGAGCTTGCATCGGAGATCATAGCGCGCTACGGAAATTAA
- the nadC gene encoding carboxylating nicotinate-nucleotide diphosphorylase, producing the protein MNNALSLSSLHIERSVRNALEEDFGRAGDITSKATISQDVRASTVIAARESGIVAGLPLAAHAFKAMDSGASVELKFDDGDTVEAGATIAKIEGNARALLGAERVALNFLMHLSGVATLTSHYAKAIAHTKARVCCTRKTLPGLRVLEKYAVRCGGGVNHRFGLDDAVLIKDNHIAVSGGVGQAIRAAKAHNGHMVRIEVEVDTLDQLAEALEAGPDAVLLDNMPPAILAQAVEMNAGRAVLEASGGIDLTTIAAVAETGVDYISTSRITMAAPALDFGLDIHIG; encoded by the coding sequence ATGAACAACGCCTTATCCCTTTCTTCACTGCATATTGAGCGCAGCGTACGCAATGCCCTGGAAGAGGATTTCGGCCGTGCGGGAGACATCACCAGCAAGGCAACGATCTCCCAAGATGTGCGGGCATCGACCGTTATCGCGGCGCGTGAATCCGGTATCGTCGCCGGATTGCCGCTTGCTGCCCATGCTTTCAAGGCCATGGATTCGGGTGCCTCAGTCGAGTTGAAATTCGACGACGGGGACACGGTCGAGGCGGGCGCAACGATAGCCAAGATCGAAGGCAATGCCCGCGCTCTGCTTGGAGCCGAAAGGGTTGCGCTGAATTTCCTGATGCATCTTTCCGGCGTTGCAACGCTGACATCGCACTATGCCAAGGCAATCGCCCATACCAAGGCGCGGGTGTGCTGCACCAGGAAAACCCTGCCGGGTCTGCGCGTGCTTGAAAAATACGCCGTGCGCTGCGGCGGCGGTGTCAATCACCGTTTCGGACTGGATGATGCGGTGCTGATCAAGGACAACCATATTGCTGTTTCCGGCGGTGTCGGGCAGGCCATCCGAGCTGCAAAGGCGCACAACGGACATATGGTCCGGATCGAGGTTGAGGTCGATACGCTCGATCAGCTTGCTGAAGCGCTGGAGGCCGGGCCGGATGCGGTGCTTCTTGACAATATGCCGCCAGCAATATTGGCGCAGGCCGTGGAAATGAATGCCGGTCGGGCGGTGCTGGAAGCATCGGGCGGCATTGACCTGACGACGATCGCTGCCGTCGCCGAGACAGGTGTCGACTATATCTCGACATCCAGGATCACCATGGCCGCTCCGGCGCTTGATTTCGGACTTGATATTCACATCGGATAA
- the nadA gene encoding quinolinate synthase NadA: MNILHTPGHAWKGEPATTALERFGEVGMPDLDFTPAVARETEHLYERVKDHIPAIEWPVFAPYIHAINRLKKERGAVILAHNYQTPEIFHCVSDIVGDSLQLAREAGNVDAEIIVQCGVHFMAETSKLLNPEKTVLIPDMKAGCSLSESITGEDVRRLKQANPGVPVVTYVNTSADVKAETDICCTSSNALAIVESLEEDTVFCIPDEYLAMNIAKQTKKKILTWKGHCEVHERFTAEELLAYKEADPNIQIIGHPECHPDVIDVCDYSGSTSGMINYVRDEKPKKVLLVTECSMASNIEAETPGVEFVKPCNLCPHMKRITLPKILDSLVHMKEEVTIDPDIAERARRSVERMVNLGK; the protein is encoded by the coding sequence ATGAATATCCTCCACACGCCAGGTCATGCATGGAAAGGGGAGCCGGCCACCACCGCGCTTGAGCGGTTTGGCGAGGTTGGCATGCCCGATCTGGACTTCACGCCCGCGGTCGCGCGTGAAACGGAGCATCTCTACGAGCGGGTCAAGGATCACATTCCGGCGATAGAATGGCCGGTATTCGCGCCTTACATCCATGCCATCAACCGGCTGAAGAAGGAACGCGGCGCGGTCATCCTCGCCCACAATTACCAGACGCCGGAAATTTTCCATTGTGTGTCCGATATTGTCGGCGACAGCCTGCAGCTTGCCCGCGAGGCCGGCAATGTCGACGCCGAGATTATCGTCCAATGCGGCGTTCATTTCATGGCCGAGACATCAAAGCTCCTCAATCCGGAAAAGACGGTTTTGATACCGGATATGAAGGCTGGTTGCTCTCTGTCGGAATCGATCACCGGTGAAGATGTACGGCGTCTGAAGCAGGCCAACCCGGGCGTCCCGGTCGTCACATATGTCAACACCTCGGCCGACGTAAAAGCCGAGACCGATATTTGCTGCACCTCGTCCAATGCGCTGGCAATTGTCGAAAGTCTTGAAGAAGACACCGTTTTTTGCATTCCCGACGAATATCTGGCGATGAATATCGCCAAGCAGACGAAAAAGAAGATCCTGACATGGAAAGGTCACTGTGAGGTGCATGAGCGCTTCACCGCCGAGGAACTGCTGGCCTACAAGGAGGCCGATCCGAACATTCAGATCATCGGCCATCCGGAATGCCATCCCGATGTGATCGACGTGTGTGATTATTCAGGTTCGACATCGGGCATGATCAACTATGTCCGGGACGAGAAGCCCAAGAAGGTGCTTCTTGTGACCGAATGTTCCATGGCGTCCAATATCGAAGCGGAGACGCCGGGTGTGGAGTTCGTCAAACCCTGTAATCTTTGCCCGCACATGAAGCGCATCACCTTGCCGAAGATCCTCGACAGCCTTGTTCATATGAAAGAGGAAGTCACAATCGATCCGGACATTGCCGAGCGGGCGCGGCGTTCGGTCGAGCGCATGGTCAATCTGGGAAAATGA
- a CDS encoding NUDIX hydrolase, translated as MDYPRIAVSTIVKRAERYLLVLRASGQASGYYAFPGGKVEAGETLSQAALRELQEETGICGENPRFFRLYDLISHNTNGSVESHYVLAVHLVDADNGQEAIAADDAADAGWYSASEALSLPVPPSVRECIDYLEANGPVAQLRALTMEA; from the coding sequence ATGGATTATCCCCGGATCGCTGTTTCAACCATCGTCAAGCGCGCGGAGCGCTACCTGCTCGTGTTGCGTGCATCGGGCCAGGCGAGCGGTTATTACGCCTTCCCCGGCGGCAAGGTCGAGGCGGGAGAAACCCTGTCCCAGGCGGCGCTGCGCGAGTTGCAGGAAGAAACCGGAATCTGCGGCGAGAATCCGCGCTTCTTCAGGCTCTATGACCTGATTTCCCACAACACAAACGGTTCCGTGGAGAGCCATTATGTCCTGGCTGTCCATCTGGTTGATGCCGATAACGGCCAGGAGGCAATTGCCGCCGACGATGCGGCCGACGCAGGCTGGTATTCGGCAAGCGAGGCGCTGTCCCTGCCGGTCCCGCCGAGCGTGCGCGAATGCATCGATTACCTGGAAGCCAACGGACCCGTGGCGCAACTGCGCGCCCTGACGATGGAGGCCTGA
- a CDS encoding DUF3179 domain-containing protein, whose translation MAASFPLIRPLGGLVAALLLTTGFASANPDSWAREGWKTDFSKHSIDYNEILSGGPPKDGIPSIDDPQFVTVSQADNLEDVEPVMGLEINGDARAYPLRILMWHEIVNDTVGDMPVAVTYCPLCNAALVFDRRIDGSADTFGTTGKLRNSDLVMYDRGSESWWQQFTGEAIAGEKTGTKLALVPSRLESWKNFRARHPDGKVLVPNNERMRNYGANPYQGYDTLNRPFLFSGELPKDIHPMARVVVVRDGGEPIAVSMLKVREEGSLKRRGVTISWEEGQSSALDSGVIAKGRDVGNITVQKDGQDVPYDVTFAFVANAFLPDTPIEKANSE comes from the coding sequence ATGGCAGCCAGTTTCCCCCTTATCAGGCCCCTTGGCGGCCTCGTCGCGGCATTGTTACTGACCACAGGCTTTGCATCGGCAAACCCGGACAGCTGGGCCCGCGAGGGCTGGAAGACGGATTTTTCAAAACATTCAATTGATTACAACGAAATCCTATCGGGCGGCCCACCGAAAGATGGCATTCCTTCGATCGACGATCCGCAATTCGTGACGGTATCGCAGGCCGATAATCTGGAAGATGTTGAACCCGTCATGGGCCTTGAGATCAACGGCGATGCCCGGGCCTATCCGCTGCGCATCCTGATGTGGCACGAGATCGTCAACGACACGGTCGGCGATATGCCGGTTGCCGTGACCTATTGCCCCTTGTGCAACGCCGCTCTTGTCTTCGACCGGCGGATCGACGGTTCCGCCGACACATTCGGTACGACAGGCAAGCTGAGAAACTCCGATCTGGTGATGTATGACCGGGGCAGCGAGAGCTGGTGGCAGCAGTTTACAGGCGAAGCCATCGCCGGAGAAAAAACCGGAACGAAGCTTGCCCTTGTCCCGTCACGGCTGGAATCCTGGAAAAACTTCAGGGCTCGCCATCCGGACGGTAAAGTGCTGGTGCCCAATAATGAGCGTATGCGCAATTACGGCGCCAATCCCTACCAGGGTTACGACACGCTCAACCGGCCGTTTTTGTTTTCCGGCGAGTTGCCCAAGGATATTCACCCGATGGCCAGGGTCGTGGTGGTGCGCGACGGTGGCGAGCCGATCGCCGTTTCCATGTTGAAGGTCCGAGAAGAAGGCTCGCTGAAACGCCGGGGCGTAACAATCAGTTGGGAGGAAGGTCAGTCTTCCGCGCTCGACAGCGGCGTTATCGCCAAGGGTCGTGATGTCGGCAACATCACCGTTCAAAAGGACGGCCAGGATGTGCCCTACGATGTTACCTTTGCATTTGTCGCCAACGCTTTTCTGCCCGACACCCCGATTGAAAAGGCGAACAGCGAGTAG
- a CDS encoding SOS response-associated peptidase, producing MCGRFSLIHSADEIEALFELQEMERHEPRYNIAPTQPVLVVIAGDGTGREPGSNLPDRRVRLVRWGLIPSWVKDPRDFPLLINARSETAAEKASFRGPMRHWRVLIPASGFYEWKREGRQKPQAYWVRPRDGSLIAFAGVMDSLLAADGSQVETAAVLTTKANAALSHIHHRMPVVIRPRDFSRWLDCRNFEPRHIAELLAPVDPDFFEAVPVSDKVNKAANMGRDLQEPIELSDDGSQNSARSADTDTQMSLF from the coding sequence ATGTGCGGGCGCTTTTCACTCATCCATTCTGCCGACGAGATCGAAGCTCTGTTCGAGCTTCAGGAAATGGAACGTCACGAGCCGCGTTACAATATCGCTCCGACGCAACCTGTTCTTGTCGTCATTGCCGGCGACGGCACTGGACGCGAGCCCGGCAGCAACCTTCCTGACAGGCGTGTGCGCCTGGTTCGCTGGGGGCTGATACCCTCCTGGGTGAAGGATCCGAGGGACTTCCCGCTGCTGATCAACGCCCGCTCCGAAACGGCCGCGGAAAAGGCATCCTTCCGCGGTCCGATGCGCCACTGGCGGGTTCTGATCCCGGCCTCCGGTTTCTACGAATGGAAGCGGGAGGGCCGGCAGAAGCCGCAGGCCTATTGGGTGCGGCCACGAGACGGCAGCCTGATTGCATTTGCAGGGGTGATGGATTCGCTGCTTGCAGCAGACGGATCGCAAGTCGAGACCGCCGCGGTTCTGACGACCAAGGCAAATGCCGCATTGAGCCATATCCATCACCGCATGCCGGTGGTCATCCGACCCCGGGATTTCAGCCGTTGGCTGGACTGCCGCAATTTCGAGCCGCGTCACATCGCCGAGCTCCTTGCTCCGGTTGATCCGGATTTTTTCGAGGCTGTGCCTGTGTCCGACAAGGTCAACAAGGCGGCGAATATGGGCCGTGATCTGCAAGAACCGATAGAATTATCTGATGACGGATCGCAGAATTCTGCTAGAAGCGCCGATACCGACACTCAAATGTCGCTGTTCTAG
- a CDS encoding tyrosine phosphatase family protein: MPNLVICPLSRLATTAAASGAREMVTLLSNQNEMNRPAGILPERHLFLDMNDISIKVDGLQEPQTVHISRLIEFAGQWDRSAPLLVHCWMGISRSTAAAYIIAASLNPHNDEVVLAQELRKRSPSATPNARMIMLADRVLSRDGRMVEAIRDIGRGADAYEGEPFAFPLEV, translated from the coding sequence ATGCCCAATCTCGTTATCTGTCCCCTCTCGAGGCTGGCAACGACCGCGGCGGCTAGCGGCGCCCGCGAGATGGTGACATTGCTGTCGAACCAGAATGAAATGAACCGGCCGGCCGGCATCTTGCCGGAGCGTCATCTGTTCCTCGACATGAACGATATCAGCATCAAGGTCGATGGCCTGCAGGAACCTCAGACTGTTCATATTTCCAGGCTGATCGAATTTGCCGGCCAGTGGGACCGATCCGCACCGCTGCTTGTTCATTGCTGGATGGGGATTTCACGGTCGACCGCTGCGGCCTATATCATCGCGGCTTCGCTCAATCCGCACAATGATGAGGTGGTTTTGGCCCAGGAACTGCGAAAACGTTCACCATCGGCAACGCCGAACGCCCGCATGATCATGCTGGCTGACCGGGTCCTGTCGCGTGACGGCCGCATGGTTGAGGCAATACGCGATATCGGACGCGGTGCAGACGCCTATGAGGGGGAACCTTTCGCCTTCCCCCTGGAGGTTTGA
- a CDS encoding NUDIX hydrolase produces MDTGSTAVEIGLNAAIVTVEGGAPQILVVSKDITGDDGTALPDGLPLGSFDPLRHGTFETGLRASVEEQTALHLGYVEQLYTFGDRGRHKQPEDVDLHIVSVGYLALTRNDGEQTGVLERNGALWRNWYGYLPWEDWRSGRPDILDETILPALSAWATRPEKDRSRRLPNRHSRLRLAFGQGDFPWDEERVLERYELLYEAGLVEEAVSDGRIASTDLDCPLGRPMRFDHRRILATAMARLRGKLKYRPVIFELMPPEFTLTDLQSTVEAISGRHLHKQNFRRLVEGAQLVESTGATSTATGGRPAALYRFRREILEERPAPGIKFGGR; encoded by the coding sequence ATGGACACTGGCTCAACCGCCGTCGAGATCGGCCTCAACGCGGCCATTGTGACCGTCGAGGGAGGCGCGCCTCAAATATTGGTCGTCTCAAAGGATATCACCGGGGATGACGGAACCGCCCTGCCCGACGGCCTGCCGCTCGGCTCGTTCGACCCTTTGCGCCATGGCACGTTCGAAACCGGACTGCGCGCCTCGGTGGAGGAGCAGACCGCGCTGCATCTGGGCTATGTGGAGCAGCTCTATACATTCGGCGACCGTGGCCGTCATAAGCAGCCGGAAGATGTCGACCTGCACATCGTCTCCGTCGGTTATCTTGCGCTGACACGCAATGACGGGGAGCAGACCGGCGTGCTTGAACGCAACGGAGCCCTGTGGCGCAACTGGTATGGCTATCTGCCGTGGGAAGACTGGAGAAGCGGCAGGCCGGACATTCTGGACGAAACCATTTTGCCGGCGCTTTCCGCCTGGGCGACCCGGCCTGAAAAAGATAGGTCCCGCCGCCTGCCCAACCGCCATTCCCGCCTGCGCCTTGCTTTCGGTCAGGGAGATTTTCCATGGGACGAGGAGCGCGTGCTGGAGCGCTACGAATTGCTTTACGAAGCCGGGCTCGTCGAGGAGGCCGTGAGCGACGGCCGGATTGCATCAACCGACCTCGATTGTCCGCTCGGCCGGCCCATGCGCTTTGATCACCGGCGTATTCTCGCAACCGCCATGGCGCGGTTGCGCGGCAAGCTCAAATACCGCCCGGTCATCTTTGAGCTGATGCCGCCGGAATTCACGCTGACCGATCTCCAGTCCACCGTCGAGGCGATTTCCGGGCGGCATCTGCACAAGCAGAACTTCCGCCGTCTTGTCGAGGGTGCGCAGTTGGTGGAATCAACCGGGGCAACCAGTACCGCGACCGGTGGGCGCCCCGCTGCCCTTTATCGTTTCCGACGCGAAATCCTTGAAGAACGCCCCGCACCCGGGATCAAGTTCGGCGGCAGATAA
- a CDS encoding YgfZ/GcvT domain-containing protein, protein MRCVTLADRTLVRIAGDDAQHFLQDVVSCGVEDLPHGEARPGALLSPQGKILFAFLISREGDDGFVFELDRGAVQPFMQRMTMYRLRVKADIEELTDRPVQAVWDSAHQEGWLRDRRFQGSQAAFRAYGQGLAETASLSDYDLLRIENGVCEDGSDYLLGDAFPHDVLMDLNEGVSFSKGCFVGQEVVSRMQHRGTARRRIAIVEASSPLPETGAPLTVNGRAVGSLGTVHARTGLALVRTDKVAAALADKAPVLADDTEVSVRLPEWTGLSLQPADSAKNGD, encoded by the coding sequence ATGCGTTGCGTCACACTTGCAGACAGGACACTGGTTCGCATCGCAGGCGATGATGCTCAACACTTCCTGCAGGATGTGGTGTCCTGCGGCGTTGAGGATTTGCCGCATGGCGAGGCCAGACCCGGCGCGCTGTTGAGCCCGCAGGGTAAAATCCTGTTTGCTTTCCTGATCTCCCGCGAAGGCGATGACGGTTTTGTCTTCGAGCTTGATCGCGGCGCGGTTCAGCCGTTCATGCAGCGCATGACCATGTATCGGCTGCGTGTAAAAGCCGATATTGAAGAGCTGACCGACCGGCCCGTTCAGGCCGTCTGGGACAGCGCGCACCAGGAAGGCTGGTTGCGTGACCGCCGTTTCCAGGGCTCGCAGGCCGCCTTTCGCGCCTATGGCCAGGGGCTGGCAGAGACCGCTTCGCTGAGTGACTATGATTTGCTGCGTATTGAAAACGGCGTTTGCGAGGATGGTTCCGATTACCTCCTTGGCGATGCGTTTCCCCATGACGTGCTGATGGACCTTAATGAAGGTGTTTCCTTCAGTAAGGGGTGTTTTGTGGGACAAGAAGTGGTCTCACGCATGCAGCACCGGGGCACCGCAAGGCGGCGGATCGCAATCGTAGAAGCCTCCTCCCCTCTGCCTGAAACCGGCGCACCCCTGACGGTCAACGGACGTGCCGTCGGCTCGCTCGGGACCGTTCATGCCCGAACGGGTCTTGCGCTTGTGCGCACGGATAAGGTCGCCGCTGCGCTGGCGGACAAGGCACCGGTCCTCGCCGATGACACCGAGGTCTCGGTTCGGCTTCCCGAATGGACCGGTCTCTCGCTGCAACCGGCTGACTCGGCCAAGAACGGGGACTGA